Proteins co-encoded in one Nocardioides sp. genomic window:
- the modB gene encoding molybdate ABC transporter permease subunit — MSRSSLGRAPLGLTVAATIAAGFLVLPLVSLVMATPWSGFSALLNAAVTREALLITLITSVCAVGLCLVLGTPLAWVLARVEFRGRSLLRALVTVPLVLPPVVAGVALTTAYGRMGLLGAPLREAFDLTIPFTTTGVVFAHTFVALPFYVLAVEGALRAGGSSYDIVAATLGADRWTTFRRITLPLAAPGIVAGAVLAWARSLGEFGATITFAGNYPGTTQTMPSLIYTALQADPDLARALSMILLGVCIAVLALLRNRWLVRP, encoded by the coding sequence ATGAGCCGATCCTCATTGGGCCGCGCTCCACTCGGGCTGACGGTGGCGGCGACGATTGCCGCAGGCTTCCTCGTGCTGCCCCTGGTCTCGCTCGTCATGGCAACCCCGTGGTCGGGCTTCTCCGCACTACTCAACGCAGCCGTCACCCGCGAAGCACTGCTCATCACCCTGATCACCAGCGTGTGCGCAGTGGGTCTGTGCCTGGTGCTCGGCACACCCTTGGCCTGGGTGCTGGCACGCGTCGAGTTCCGGGGACGCTCGTTGTTGCGCGCCCTGGTGACGGTGCCGCTGGTGCTACCCCCGGTCGTCGCGGGCGTCGCGCTCACCACGGCGTACGGCCGGATGGGCCTGCTCGGCGCTCCGCTGCGTGAAGCGTTCGACCTCACGATCCCGTTCACGACCACGGGTGTCGTCTTCGCGCATACCTTCGTCGCCTTGCCGTTCTATGTGCTGGCCGTCGAGGGTGCGCTGCGCGCGGGCGGGAGTTCGTACGACATCGTGGCCGCCACCTTGGGCGCGGATCGGTGGACCACCTTCCGCCGCATCACGTTGCCCCTGGCGGCGCCGGGGATCGTGGCGGGCGCGGTGCTGGCTTGGGCGCGCTCGCTGGGTGAGTTCGGCGCGACCATCACGTTCGCCGGCAACTATCCGGGCACCACGCAGACGATGCCGAGCCTGATCTATACGGCCCTGCAGGCCGATCCGGACCTGGCCAGAGCCCTGAGCATGATCCTGCTCGGCGTGTGCATCGCCGTGCTTGCCCTGCTGCGCAACCGCTGGCTGGTGCGGCCATGA